In a single window of the Raphanus sativus cultivar WK10039 chromosome 9, ASM80110v3, whole genome shotgun sequence genome:
- the LOC108826840 gene encoding uncharacterized protein LOC108826840, whose product MGIEEGNHKEPTTGERKPLTRCKRFSIHFATVCFIAGAIVGFIWFTEWCFREEPVQIPKIELASLYFTVLNITETRLSAKWDMSIRIPYDLPGDYICLQGDLQASFLYKNVTLATSSPQKYNNLKFRDPQVLKVSAGVSAEDTDGLTVKDITEDVKEKKEVHFGTRFYLTDCREKTTGTMRYACDDVTLRFEPGSEMKAGLPGKNPSCVNY is encoded by the exons ATGGGTATCGAAGAAGGCAATCACAAGGAGCCAACTACAGGCGAGAGAAAGCCCCTCACAAGGTGCAAAAGGTTCTCTATCCACTTCGCTACTGTTTGTTTCATAGCTGGTGCTATTGTTGGGTTCATTTGGTTCACCGAATGGTGCTTTAGAGAAGAACCAGTTCAGATTCCGAAGATAGAACTAGCTTCTTTGTATTTCACGGTGCTTAATATCACAGAGACTCGTTTAAGTGCAAAGTGGGATATGTCGATACGGATTCCCTACGATCTTCCTGGTGACTATATATGTCTTCAAGGAGACCTTCAAGCTTCCTTCCTTTACAAGAATGTTACTCTTGCTACCTCTTCCCCACAAAA ATACAACAATCTCAAGTTCCGTGATCCTCAGGTTCTTAAGGTTTCAGCAGGTGTCTCGGCAGAAGATACTGATGGTTTGACAGTTAAAGATATAACTGAAGATGTGAAAGAGAAGAAGGAAGTGCATTTTGGAACGCGTTTTTATCTCACTGATTGCAGGGAAAAGACAACTGGTACTATGAGATATGCATGTGATGATGTAACCTTGCGATTCGAACCAGGTTCCGAGATGAAGGCGGGTTTGCCTGGGAAGAACCCTAGCTGCGTCAATTATTGA
- the LOC108827210 gene encoding paired amphipathic helix protein Sin3-like 4 — translation MMVGGGGSAQKLTTNDALAYLKAVKDKFQDKREKYDEFLEVMKDFKAQRVDTSGVILRVKELFKGNRELILGFNTFLPKGFEITLLPEEDDQPPPKKPVEFEEAISFVNKIKTRFQGDDRVYKSFLDILNMYRKENKSITEVYQEVAILFRDHHDLLVEFTHFLPDTSGTASTNDPSKMSVRDRGGIKSLPTMRDSDKKERTDLKTEHMEIDQERSLLKESKEDVRRIDNKKNDHIMDGSRDRKGDGIDSQKEQLLLHSKKKLTLRDNDSPGISNNQAREGDKFFRGDIATSSTYDDKGHVQELAFVDRVKAKLKTSEYQEFLRCLNLFSKEIISQPELQSLVGDLIGVYPDLIEAFRVFLVQCEKNDALLSGIVTKKSLWSDGKVPQPTKSQDKDTERERDKVERFRERDREKERLEKAAASQKWAKPINELDLSNCEQCTPSYRLLPKNYPIPIASQKMEIGSQVLNDHWVSVTSGSEDYSFKHMRKNQYEESLFRCEDDRFELDMLLESVNSATNRVEELLAKISSNELKTDTPICIEDHLTALNIRCIERLYGDHGLDVLDLLKKNAYLALPVILTRLKQKQEEWIRCRSDFNKVWADIYTKNYHRSLDHRSFYFKQQDSKNLSTKALLAEIKEMAEKKRAEDDALLLALAAGNRRTVCSNMSFDYPDPDLHEDLYQLIKYSCGEMCSTEQLDKVMKVWTEFLEPMFGVPSRPQGAEDLEDAVKSTTNLSECTSQNGVTVASSVRLNGTRKAGDLDRDVTANKTADTALLCDKMPKNLTTPDERPETKQAVSVERVHNNSNTLSVDGLLPQRNGKNIAGNSNPKSSALASGMEMELKGNHVNNGPRVEVYPNGTVAETSSNQRANEVSAKVEREEGELSPTGDFEEDNFAENDLEALSNGKDGNAADEGDESAPRSSEVSGNTSQNGDVSGTESGDGEGCYPEDEMEHNNKAESEGEAEEEEEEEGMSDAHDDAEGDNRPVLPISVRNLLHVKPLAKYVPPALCSKDKDVTNSRVFYGNDSYYVLFRLHQILYDRILSAKINSSCPERMWKTSNSANPADSYSRFMNALYNLLDGTSDNPKFEDDCRAIIGTQSYVLFTLDKLIYKLIKHLQVVAGDEMDNKLQQLYLYEKSRKPEKYLDAVYYDNARVLLPDEDIYRIECEVSTPTKLSIQLLNNGHDKPDVTSISMDQTFAAYLHNKFLSSQANMKENSRIYLNRNKRKNGEDQVKISNGLECKITCSSSKVSYVFDTEDVLHRVKRKKVSNQSRQDHVVASGSSIRQRRIQSYQKLLTGQ, via the exons ATGATggttggaggaggaggaagtgCACAGAAGCTAACCACTAACGATGCACTTGCTTACCTCAAAGCTGTCAAGGATAAGTTTCAAGACAAACGCGAAAAGTACGATGAGTTTCTTGAGGTCATGAAAGATTTTAAAGCTCagag AGTTGATACAAGCGGTGTCATCTTGAGGGTGAAAGAACTGTTCAAAGGGAACAGAGAGCTCATCTTGGGTTTCAACACTTTCTTACCAAAGGGTTTCGAGATCACACTCTTACCCGAAGAAGACGACCAACCTCCTCCAAAGAAACCTGTTGAGTTTGAAGAAGCTATTAGTTTCGTCAACAAGATTAAG ACAAGGTTTCAAGGAGATGACCGTGTGTACAAATCGTTTTTAGACATATTGAACATGTATAGAAAGGAGAACAAGTCCATTACTGAGGTCTATCAGGAG GTGGCTATCCTTTTCCGGGACCATCACGATTTGCTTGTGGAGTTCACTCACTTTCTCCCTGATACTTCAGGAACCGCTTCTACTAATGATCCTTCCAAAATGTCAGTACGTGATCGTGGCGGCATCAAATCTCTTCCCACCATGCGTGACTCTGATAAG AAGGAACGTACTGACCTCAAAACGGAGCATATGGAGATAGACCAAGAGAGATCTTTGTTGAAAGAAAGCAAAGAAGACGTTAGACGCATTGACAACAAAAAGAACGATCACATCATGGATGGGAGCAGAGACAGGAAAGGTGATGGAATAGATAGCCAGAAAGAGCAGCTCCTCCTCCACAGTAAAAAGAAGCTGACGCTAAGAGATAATGATTCTCCTGGAATCTCCAATAATCAGGCTAGAGAAGGAGACAAGTTTTTTCGTGGAGACATTGCCACTTCCTCTACTTATGATGATAAAG GCCATGTCCAAGAACTTGCTTTTGTTGATAGAGTGAAGGCAAAACTCAAAACCTCAGAGTACCAAGAGTTCTTGAGATGTCTTAATCTATTCTCAAAGGAAATTATCAGCCAACCAGAGTTGCAGTCTTTG GTGGGAGATTTAATTGGAGTGTATCCAGATCTTATTGAGGCCTTCAGAGTCTTTTTGGTTCAGTGTGAAAAGAATG ATGCATTACTTTCTGGTATCGTGACTAAGA AATCCTTGTGGAGTGATGGCAAAGTTCCTCAGCCTACAAAGTCACAGGACAAAGATACAGAACGAGAGCGTGACAAGGTTGAAAGGTTTAGAGAAAGAGACCGTGAGAAGGAGAGGCTCGAAAAGGCTGCAGCGAGCCAGAAATGGGCTAAACCTATCAATGAGCTAGATCTCTCCAACTGTGAACAGTGCACTCCTAGTTATCGGTTACTTCCAAAGAAT TATCCAATCCCCATTGCAAGCCAAAAGATGGAGATTGGTAGCCAGGTGCTTAATGATCATTGGGTCTCTGTCACTTCAGGAAGTGAGGACTATTCATTTAAGCACATGCGCAAGAACCAGTACGAAGAGAGCCTCTTTCGTTGTGAAGATGACAG GTTTGAGCTAGACATGCTATTAGAGTCTGTGAACTCAGCTACCAATCGTGTGGAAGAGTTATTGGCAAAGATTAGTAGTAATGAATTGAAAACCGACACTCCCATCTGTATTGAGGATCACCTCACAG CTTTAAACATAAGGTGCATAGAACGTTTATACGGTGACCATGGGCTGGATGTGTTGGATCTGTTAAAGAAGAATGCCTATCTTGCTTTACCTGTGATACTGACCCGTTTGAAACAAAAGCAAGAAGAGTGGATAAGGTGTCGCTCTGATTTCAACAAAGTGTGGGCTGACATATACACCAAGAACTACCACAGATCACTTGATCACCGCAGTTTTTATTTCAAACAGCAAGACTCAAAGAATCTGAGCACAAAAG CGTTGCTGGCAGAGATAAAAGAGATGGCTGAAAAGAAGCGAGCAGAAGATGATGCACTGCTGCTAGCTCTTGCGGCTGGAAACAGACGAACTGTTTGCTCCAACATGAGTTTTGATTATCCAGATCCTGATCTTCACGAGGATCTGTACCAGCTGATCAAGTATTCATGCGGAGAAATGTGTTCGACGGAACAGTTAGATAAGGTGATGAAGGTGTGGACAGAGTTTCTGGAGCCAATGTTTGGTGTTCCTTCTCGCCCTCAAGGTGCTGAAGACCTAGAAGATGCTGTCAAGTCTACTACGAACCTGAGCGAGTGCACTTCTCAAAATGGAGTTACTGTTGCCAGCTCTGTGCGGTTAAATGGCACTCGAAAAGCTGGTGATTTGGATAGAGATGTCACTGCTAATAAAACCGCAGATACTGCCTTGTTATGTGACAAAATGCCAAAGAATCTAACCACACCTGACGAAAGACCTGAAACCAAACAAGCTGTTTCTGTTGAACGTGTGCATAATAACTCAAATACACTGTCTGTAGATGGATTGTTACCTCAAAGGAACGGTAAAAACATTGCCGGTAATAGTAATCCAAAATCTAGCGCGTTAGCCAGTGGAATGGAGATGGAGTTGAAGGGGAATCATGTAAACAACGGGCCACGCGTGGAGGTATATCCAAATGGGACAGTGGCGGAGACATCGAGTAATCAGAGAGCTAACGAAGTGTCTGCCAAAGTCGAAAGAGAGGAGGGTGAACTTTCCCCCACAGGAGATTTTGAGGAAGACAACTTTGCAGAGAATGACTTGGAGGCTCTCAGCAATGGTAAAGATGGTAATGCGGCTGATGAAGGTGATGAAAGTGCACCGAGATCATCAGAAGTCAGCGGGAACACGTCTCAGAACGGTGATGTTTCAGGAACAGAGTCTGGTGATGGTGAAGGTTGTTACCCTGAAGATGAAATGGAACATAATAACAAAGCAGAAAGTGAAGGTGAGgctgaggaggaggaagaagaagaaggtatgTCTGATGCACATGATGATGCAGAAGGTGACAATAGGCCTGTGTTGCCCATATCAGTGCGTAACCTGTTACATGTGAAGCCTCTTGCAAAGTATGTCCCTCCAGCGTTATGCAGTAAGGACAAAGATGTTACTAACTCCAGAGTCTTCTACGGGAATGACTCATATTACGTTCTTTTCAGGCTTCATCAG ATTTTGTATGATAGAATATTATCAGCAAAGATCAATTCTTCTTGTCCAGAAAGAATGTGGAAGACCTCAAACTCAGCAAACCCTGCAGATTCCTACTCCAG ATTCATGAATGCACTCTACAACTTGCTTGATGGCACGTCTGATAATCCCAAGTTCGAAGATGACTGCCGAGCAATAATTGGGACACAGTCATATGTTCTCTTCACACTGGACAAGCTGATCTATAAGCTCATCAAGCAT CTTCAAGTAGTAGCAGGTGATGAGATGGACAACAAACTACAACAGCTGTATTTATACGAGAAGTCCAGAAAGCCTGAAAAATATCTTGACGCTGTTTATTATGACAATGCTCGTGTTCTCCTTCCTGATGAAGATATATACCGCATTGAATGT GAAGTGTCGACACCAACAAAATTATCTATCCAGCTTCTGAACAACGGACATGATAAGCCTGATGTGACATCCATATCCATGGACCAAACTTTCGCAGCTTACCTTCACAATAAATTCCTTTCCAGTCAAGCTAATATGAAAGAAAATTCTCGAATTTATCTAAACCG GAATAAGCGTAAAAATGGTGAGGATCAAGTTAAGATTAGTAACGGTTTGGAGTGTAAGATAACCTGCAGTTCTTCAAAG GTCTCCTATGTATTCGACACAGAGGATGTGTTGCATCGTGTTAAGAGGAAGAAGGTATCAAACCAAAGCAGACAGGACCATGTTGTTGCCAGTGGCTCTTCAATCAGGCAAAGGAGGATACAAAGTTACCAAAAACTTCTCACCGGACAATGA
- the LOC108827415 gene encoding pyruvate dehydrogenase E1 component subunit alpha-2, mitochondrial: MALSRLSSRSTTLFQPLAAAFPTTLRRHISTDTTPITVETSLPFTSHLVEPPSRAVETSSSELLSFFRDMALMRRMEIAADSLYKAKLIRGFCHLYDGQEAVAIGMEAAITRRDAIITSYRDHCTFLGRGGGIFEAFSELMGRTTGCSKGKGGSMHFYKKDASFYGGHGIVGAQAPLGCGLAFAQKYSKEEAVTFTLYGDGAANQGQLFEALNIAALWDLPAVLVCENNHYGMGTAEWRSAKSPAYFKRGDYVPGLKVDGMDALAVKQACKFAKEHALKNGPIILEMDTYRYHGHSMSDPGSTYRTRDEISGVRQVRDPIDRVRKLIISHDIATEKELKDMEKEVRKEVDAAVAQAKESPIPEPSDLFTNIYVKGFGSESFGADRKELRATLP, translated from the exons ATGGCACTCTCAAGACTCTCCTCCCGATCCACCACCCTCTTCCAACCACTCGCCGCCGCCTTCCCCACCACCCTCCGCCGCCACATCTCCACAGACACCACACCAATAACAGTCGAAACCTCGCTCCCATTCACATCCCACCTCGTCGAACCCCCCTCGCGCGCCGTCGAGACCTCGTCGTCGGAGCTCCTCTCCTTCTTCCGCGACATGGCCCTGATGCGGCGGATGGAGATCGCCGCCGACTCGCTCTACAAGGCCAAACTCATCCGCGGGTTCTGCCACCTCTACGACGGCCAGGAAGCCGTCGCCATCGGGATGGAGGCGGCGATAACCAGGAGAGACGCCATCATCACGTCGTACCGAGACCACTGCACGTTTCTCGGCCGCGGCGGAGGGATCTTCGAGGCGTTCTCGGAGCTCATGGGGAGGACCACGGGCTGCTCCAAGGGGAAAGGAGGGTCTATGCATTTCTACAAGAAGGACGCGTCCTTCTACGGCGGGCACGGGATCGTCGGCGCTCAGGCCCCGCTGGGGTGTGGTTTGGCTTTCGCGCAGAAGTACTCTAAGGAGGAGGCTGTGACTTTTACTTTGTATGGTGATGGTGCGGCCAACCAGGGACAGCTGTTTGAGGCGTTGAATATCGCTGCGCTTTGGGACTTGCCTGCGGTTCTTGTCTGCGAGAACAACCACT ATGGGATGGGAACGGCTGAGTGGAGGTCTGCCAAGTCTCCAGCTTATTTCAAGCGTGGAGATTATGTTCCTGGATTGAAG GTGGATGGTATGGATGCATTGGCTGTGAAGCAAGCGTGCAAGTTTGCTAAAGAGCACGCGCTTAAGAATGGACCTATT attcttgagatGGACACATACCGATACCATGGTCACTCTATGTCTGACCCAGGAAGCACTTACCGTACACGTGATGAAATCTCTGGCGTGAGGCAG GTGCGAGATCCAATTGATAGAGTGAGAAAGTTGATTATATCGCATGACATAGCTACGGAGAAAGAGCTTAAG GATATGGAGAAAGAAGTGAGGAAAGAAGTTGATGCAGCGGTAGCTCAAGCCAAG GAGAGCCCGATACCAGAACCATCTGATCTTTTCACAAATATATACGTAAAAGGTTTCGGATCTGAG TCTTTTGGAGCAGACAGAAAAGAACTGAGAGCAACACTTCCTTAA
- the LOC108827211 gene encoding DExH-box ATP-dependent RNA helicase DExH15 chloroplastic, giving the protein MNTLPVVSLTPSSSFKFFHFPSSPLLSHSPTFRFTKSLILPPTTHLSFKSLNSLSPSQSQLSEDYDEDEDEDDDDDDDDDEAADEYEDITDEARNTDDDDEFPVDSSSPPPAESSRQQQQQRVEFRWQRVEKLRSLVRDFGVEMIDIDELVSIYDFRIDKFQRLAIEAFLRGSSVVVSAPTSSGKTLIAEAAAVATVARGRRLFYTTPLKALSNQKFREFRETFGDDNVGLLTGDSAINKDAQIVIMTTEILRNMLYQSVGMASSGTGLFHVDAIVLDEVHYLSDISRGTVWEEIVIYCPKEVQLICLSATVANPDELAGWIGEIHGKTELVTSSRRPVPLTWYFSTKHSLLPLLDEKGIHVNRKLSLNYLQMSASEARYRDDDDGRRGRRSRKRGGDTSYNSLVNISDYPLSKNEINKIRRSQVPQISDTLWHLQGKDMLPAIWFIFNRRGCDAAVQYVENFQLLDDCEKGEVELALRKFRILYPDAVRESAEKGLLRGIAAHHAGCLPLWKSFIEELFQRGLVKVVFATETLAAGINMPARTAVISSLTKKAGNERIQLGPNELFQMAGRAGRRGIDDKGYTVLVQTAFEGAEECCKLVFAGVKPLVSQFTASYGMVLNLVAGSKVTRKSNGSEDGKVLQAGRSLEEAKKLVEKSFGNYVSSNVMVAAKEELAEIDKKIEILTSEISDEAIDKKSRKLLSAKEYKEITALQGELREEKRKRTELRRRMELERFSALKPLLKGMEDGNLPFLCLEFKDSEGMQQSVPAVYLGHIDSFNGSKLQKMMSLDESFALNGIEDELSADEPSVKPSYYVALGSDNSWYLFTEKWIRTVYRTGFPNTALATGDALPREIMKALLDKADMQWDKLSESELGSMWRMEGSLETWSWSLNVPVLSSLSEEDEVLHMSQEYDNAAEQYREQRSKVSRLKKRISRSAGFREYKKILENAKLTVEKMKRLKARSRRLINRLEQIEPSGWKDFMRISNVIHESRALDINTHLIFPLGETAAAIRGENELWLAMVLRNKVLVDLKPPQLAGVCASLVSEGIKVRPWRDNNYIYEPSDTVIDVVNFLEEQRSSLIKLQEKHEVEISCCLDVQFSGMVEAWASGLSWKEMMMECAMDEGDLARLLRRTIDLLAQIPKLPDIDPTLQRSAAAAADIMDRPPISELAG; this is encoded by the exons ATGAACACTCTTCCCGTCGTCTCCCTCACACCTTCCTCCTCCTTCAAATTCTTCCACTtcccttcttctcctcttctctctcatTCCCCAACCTTCCGCTTCACCAAATCCCTAATCCTCCCTCCAACAACACATCTCTCCTTCAAATCCCTCAACTCTCTCTCACCCTCCCAGTCTCAGCTCTCCGAGGACTACGACGAAGACGAAGACGAGGACgacgatgacgacgacgacgacgacgaagcTGCGGACGAGTATGAAGACATCACCGACGAAGCTCGCAACACCGACGACGACGACGAATTCCCGGTGGATTCTTCTTCGCCACCGCCGGCGGAATCCTCTcggcagcagcagcagcagcgcGTGGAGTTCAGGTGGCAGAGAGTGGAGAAGCTACGCAGCCTCGTACGAGATTTCGGAGTCGAGATGATCGATATCGACGAGCTCGTTTCCATCTACGACTTTCGAATCGACAAGTTTCAG AGATTGGCTATTGAGGCGTTCCTGAGAGGCTCCTCGGTGGTGGTTTCTGCTCCCACGAGTAGTGGCAAGACTTTGATAGCTGAAGCAGCAGCTGTTGCTACTGTCGCTCGTGGTCGCCGCTTGTTCTACACCACGCCTCTTAAGGCTCTCTCTAATCAAAAGTTCCGCGAGTTTAG ggAGACGTTTGGTGATGATAACGTTGGTTTACTCACTGGTGACTCTGCCATCAACAAAGATGCTCAGATTGTTATCATGACTACTGAGATTCTCCGCAACATGTTGTATCAAAG TGTTGGAATGGCTTCTTCAGGAACTGGACTTTTTCATGTTGATGCGATTGTTTTGGATGAGGTTCATTATTTAAGCGACATATCTAGGGGCACTGTGTGGGAAGAGATT GTTATTTATTGCCCAAAGGAGGTTCAACTTATATGTCTATCAGCCACTGTTGCAAACCCAGACGAATTAGCTGGTTGGATTGGGGAG ATACATGGTAAGACCGAGTTGGTGACTTCGTCAAGACGGCCAGTCCCGTTAACTTGGTACTTCTCAACGAAGCATTCTTTACTACCTCTGCTTGATGAGAAGGGGATACATGTGAATCG GAAGCTGTCTCTCAATTATTTGCAAATGTCTGCCTCGGAAGCTAGATATCGTGATGATGACGACGGGCGCAGGGGAAGGAGGTCAAGAAAACGAGGAGGTGATACAAGCTACAACAGCCTCGTCAATATTTCTGATTATCCTCTTTCAAAGAATGAGATAAACAAGATCCGCCGTTCACAG GTGCCTCAAATCAGTGACACATTATGGCATCTCCAGGGAAAAGATATGTTACCAGCGATATGGTTCATTTTCAACCGTAGAGGATGTGACGCAGCTGTACAGTATGTTGAGAATTTCCAGCTTTTAGATGATTGCGAGAAAGGTGAAGTTGAGCTGGCCCTGAGGAAGTTTCGTATTCTTTATCCAGATGCAGTGAGAGAGAGCGCAGAGAAAGGACTGCTAAGGGGAATCGCTGCGCATCATGCGGGATGTCTACCTCTTTGGAAATCTTTCATCGAGGAACTGTTTCAGCGAGGACTTGTTAAAGTTGTCTTCGCCACTGAGACACTTGCTGCTGGCATAAACATGCCGGCTAGAACGGCTGTTATTTCGTCTCTGACAAAAAAGGCTGGCAATGAGCGAATACAGTTGGGTCCTAACGAATTGTTCCAGATGGCTGGGCGTGCTGGACGCAGAGGGATTGATGACAAGGGTTACACTGTGCTGGTTCAGACTGCTTTTGAAGGCGCTGAGGAGTGCTGCAAACTTGTGTTTGCGGGAGTAAAACCTCTCGTGTCACAGTTTACTGCTTCGTATGGAATGGTGTTAAATCTCGTAGCTGGTTCAAAAGTCACTCGTAAATCAAATGGAAGTGAGGACGGGAAAGTCTTGCAAGCTGGGAGAAGTCTGGAAGAAGCCAAGAAATTAGTTGAGAAGAGTTTTGGAAACTATGTGAGCAGCAATGTGATGGTTGCTGCGAAGGAGGAACTTGCTGAAATCGACAAGAAGATAGAGATTCTGACATCGGAGATAAGCGATGAGGCGATAGATAAGAAGAGTAGGAAGCTTCTGTCAGCGAAGGAATACAAGGAGATCACTGCACTTCAGGGAGAGCTGCGTGAAGAGAAACGCAAGCGTACTGAACTGCGGAGAAGGATGGAACTCGAGAGGTTCTCAGCTCTAAAACCGCTTCTAAAAGGGATGGAAGACGGAAACTTACCGTTTTTATGTTTGGAGTTCAAAGATTCCGAAGGGATGCAGCAGTCAGTCCCTGCGGTTTATTTGGGGCATATTGATTCGTTTAACGGTTCGAAACTTCAGAAGATGATGTCTCTGGATGAGTCTTTTGCATTGAACGGTATCGAGGATGAATTATCAGCTGATGAGCCTAGTGTTAAACCATCTTACTATGTGGCTCTTGGCTCTGATAACTCATGGTACCTCTTTACTGAGAAATGGATAAGGACTGTTTACAGGACTGGTTTCCCTAATACTGCACTAGCGACAGGAGATGCTTTGCCTCGAGAAATCATGAAGGCTCTTCTTGACAAAGCAGATATGCAGTGGGATAAACTATCCGAATCCGAACTTGGAAGCATGTGGAGAATGGAAGGATCTCTAGAGACATGGTCCTGGAGTTTAAACGTGCCTGTCCTAAGCAGCCTCTCGGAAGAAGACGAGGTGTTGCACATGTCCCAAGAGTATGACAACGCTGCTGAACAGTACAGGGAACAAAGGAGCAAAGTCTCTCGTCTGAAGAAGAGGATATCACGATCAGCAGGGTTTAGAGAATACAAGAAAATTCTAGAGAATGCTAAGCTGACGGTTGAGAAGATGAAACGGCTTAAAGCGAGATCAAGACGCCTCATTAACCGTTTAGAGCAGATTGAACCTTCTGGTTGGAAAGATTTCATGCGGATAAGCAATGTGATTCACGAAAGCAGAGCGTTGGACATTAACACCCACTTGATATTTCCTCTGGGTGAAACAGCTGCTGCAATCCGCGGAGAGAACGAGCTCTGGCTTGCGATGGTTCTCCGGAACAAAGTCCTTGTCGATCTCAAGCCTCCTCAGCTAGCTGGTGTATGTGCAAGTCTAGTCTCCGAAGGCATTAAAGTTCGACCGTGGAGAGACAACAACTATATATACGAGCCGTCTGATACAGTAATAGACGTGGTTAATTTCTTAGAAGAACAAAGAAGCTCTCTTATAAAGCTTCAAGAGAAGCATGAGGTTGAGATTTCATGTTGTCTGGACGTTCAGTTCTCTGGTATGGTTGAAGCTTGGGCTTCTGGGTTAAGTTGGAAAGAAATGATGATGGAATGTGCAATGGACGAAGGTGATCTTGCTCGTTTGCTACGACGCACCATTGATCTCTTGGCTCAGATTCCTAAGTTGCCTGATATTGACCCCACGCTGCAACGTAGTGCAGCAGCTGCAGCAGATATCATGGACCGTCCACCAATCAGCGAGCTTGCCGGTTGA
- the LOC108824512 gene encoding uncharacterized protein LOC108824512 — protein MLGERGPLDLGIPDNYSVAEAKRNRRRRNHRVDILNQVEEEISKLGNHQDEDMALWKLSAGNYRANFSTSKTWDQLREKKPTCDWHKGVWFSQSTPKYAFMMWITLRGRLQTMDKMRQWNNSVNPVCVLCDEASESCAHLFFECKYSERVWRNLVEGLMQGGYTAVLRELVEIVSKPWLTPIKTFILRYALQATMHTVWWERNARKHGERPRDLDSLTKLVDKNIRLKLLAVKGRGNFYTEGLITWFGTRA, from the coding sequence AGAGAAATAGGAGAAGAAGGAACCATAGAGTGGATATTCTGAATCaggtagaagaagaaataaGTAAGCTTGGCAACCATCAAGATGAAGATATGGCTTTATGGAAGCTTTCTGCAGGCAATTACAGGGCGAATTTCTCAACAAGTAAAACTTGGGATCAGTTACGTGAGAAGAAGCCTACCTGTGATTGGCATAAGGGAGTCTGGTTTTCTCAATCAACCCCTAAATATGCTTTTATGATGTGGATCACCTTGAGAGGGAGATTGCAAACAATGGATAAAATGAGGCAGTGGAATAATTCTGTAAACCCAGTCTGTGTTCTTTGTGATGAAGCTTCAGAATCATGCGCTCATCTCTTCTTTGAATGCAAATATTCAGAACGTGTTTGGAGAAACCTAGTTGAAGGACTCATGCAAGGAGGATATACAGCAGTGTTAAGGGAGCTGGTAGAGATAGTATCAAAACCATGGCTAACACCCATCAAGACTTTTATTCTCAGATATGCGTTGCAAGCTACAATGCATACTGTATGGTGGGAAAGGAATGCTCGCAAGCATGGAGAGAGACCAAGAGATTTGGATAGCCTGACAAAGCTGGTGGATAAAAACATACGATTGAAGCTTCTTGCAGTCAAAGGGAGAGGGAATTTTTATACAGAGGGTTTAATAACTTGGTTTGGGACAAGAGCTTGA